In Lactococcus protaetiae, the genomic window CTGGTTCTTCGGAATTCATGGTCCAAATGTATTGTCACCAGCACTTGATGGTATCTGGGGACCTCTTGGGCTTGACAACATGAACTTGTGGAACAAGATTCATACATCAGGTATCCAACATTTGGTTGCTAATGGAGCAACTTCACGTGCGCACGCTATCAATGGTGAATATGTGAATATCTGGGTACGTGGTTCATGGGACGCATTCGCATGGTTTGGTGGTTCAGGTGGTACAATTACCCTTGTTCTTGCTATCCTTATCTTCTCTAAACGTAAAGATTACCAAATCGTTGGTCGTCTGGGACTTGCACCAGGTCTCTTCAATATCAATGAACCAGTTCTCTTTGGTTTACCAGTTGTATTGAATGCAATCTTTGCTATTCCATTCGTTGTGGCACCACTTGTAGCCGTTGTCGTTGCGTATGTTGCAACAGCGCTTCAATTGGTTAACCCTGTTGTACTTGCAGTACCATGGGTAACACCACCAATCATGAATGCCTTCATGGCGACAGGTTTTGACTGGCGTGCGATTATCATTGCTATCATCAACTTGGCAATTACCTTCTTCATCTGGGCACCATTTGTTATTGCTGCTAACAAGATGGAAGAAGCAGATCTTGACTAATTTGAACTCTGCTATAGAGCAAGGAATCTCCTTGCTCTATACATTTTTTGTTAAATATGATAAGATTTTGGTAAAATCTTACCGTATTTGATAAAAACGATGTCTAATTTCGTTGTAAACAACAACGAATTGACATTGCAGTCGCCACTAACCAGTTCTTCCTGTAACTCCAACTCCCTAGATACTTTAGTGTTTTAGTGTAGATAGCGGAGTGGAGGATAGAATAAATGGATAAAAATCTCCAAAGGATTTTAAAGTGGTGCCAGTATAAATTTATTGATTAGCGGCAAAAACTCCGCAGAAAGGAAATTATTATGATTATCGTAAATCTCGCTCAAAGACAAGAAGAAATTATCGCACTTTTAGAATCCAAAGGATATCATTTTGTAAAAAAACAGGGCATTAAACTTTCTTTTGAAGTTCCAGAAGGGACAGAAGACCTGAATGCCGCGGCAGTTGAGGTAAAAGCACTTATCAAGGGAACAGAGTGGGGCCAGTGCTCTATTTCAACGTGGTAGTCGCATGAGTACGTGGGGTGTTGCTTTTATTAGCTTAGGTCTTTTACTTGTAGCTTATCGAAATTGGTTCGGCTTGGTGGTTATTATATTAGGTGCTGTGATGATGATTGTAGCACGTAATAATAAAAAGAAAGCCGCGAAGTTGGAACAAGAAAAACTACGTGAGCATAGAGAAACAGAAATAAAATCAAGGAAATAATTTAAAAAAAGTGACTTTCAAAAGAGTCGCTTTTTATAGTGGATGTGCAATAATATATCAAATCCGACTTTCTCAAATTTATCTAAGGGTTGTATAAATAAAGTCAAGACTTATTCAGTGGGAGTTTCGTAAAACATTTGTCCATTTTCTCTAGTCGCTATCTTCGCTGAGCTACGCTGTCCGTTTGATTGCCATTTGGCGTTGGCACTTTAGTGCCTTACAGCCAATGGTCATGCGAAGCTAGCTGCTAAAGCAGCAAGAGCAAAAGGCGATTCGACTGATAAAAGGGCAACTCGCCACTGAATTTAAGGTACAACCTCTAGGTGTAACAACTAAGCGACTTGTACGCAGCTAAAACTGCAACAGTCTGCTTAACATCTTCGATATGAGATCACACCTCCGCTTCACTTCGTTATCCATTCGCTCTATCTACGCTTTGCTACGTTGTTGATTTCACTAACCGACTAAAGTCGGAAGTTCAAATCGCAATCGACTAAAGTCGCAAGGCGAAGTGGTCTTATCCAAGAAGCCTAGGCGCTTCAGCGCCTTAGCGAGCACCGACAGCGTAGCCCAAAGGGCGGAGATAGCATGCACTTACTTCGATAAATTAAAAACAAGTTCCGCAATATGTAACACTAGAAAACGTTTCCAACGTGTTATAATAAAAGAAATGCTAAGCTTGTGAAGTCATATATTTTATTTTTGCTTGAGCTACTCTTCGCAAAATTGACTTTACACGACTAATATAAAGAAGGAGTAGAAGATGGAACATAAAAAATTGAATGCTTTTCCTAAAGATTTTCTTTGGGGCTCAGCATCTGCTGCCTACCAAGTTGAGGGAGCACCTTTTGAAGATGGAAAAAAAGCAAGCGTTTGGGATAACTTCGTACGCATTCCAGGTAAAACTTTTAAAGGAACCAATGGTGATGTAGCAGTTGACCATTATCATCGCTACAAAGAAGATGTTGCCTTGATGAAAGAAATGGGACTGAAATCTTATCGTTTCTCAATTGCGTGGACGCGGATTATTCCTGATGGACGCGGAGCAGTAAATGCTGTAGGTCTTGCTTTTTATGAGAATTTAATTGATGAGTTGATTGCAAATGGCATTGAGCCTGTTGTTACCCTTTATCATTGGGATTTGCCACAAGCCTTGCAAGATTTGTATGGAGGCTGGGAATCTCGCGAAATCATCGGTGATTTTGTGAATTATGCAGAAGTTTTGTTTAAAGCCTTTAAGGGTAAAGTCAAATATTGGGTTTCCTTAAATGAACAAAATATTTTTACGAATCAAGGATGGGCGATTGCGACACACCCACCAGGGAAAACAGACCTTAAGTTATTTTATCAAGTTAATCATATTGCAAATCTGGTCAATGCAGCAGTCATTAACAAATTTCATGAACTGGAGATTCCAGGACAAATTGGGCCATCTTTTGCATATACGCCACAATATCCCAAAGATTCTGATCCATTAAATGTTCTTGCAGCTGAAAATGCCGAAGAGCTTTATAGTCACTTTTGGATGGATGTCTATCTTTATGGAGAATACCCACTTGCTGCAATGGCTTATTTGCGTGAAAAAGGATTGGCTCCTGAGTTTGAAGAAGGTGATGCTGAACTTTTAAAATCGGCAAAACCAGATTTCCTCGGTATTAATTATTACCAGACAGCAACTAATGCATGGAACCCAACAGACGGTGGCGTTGGTGCTGCGAAATTTAATACGACAGGTAAAAAAGGAACAACTCAAGAATCAGGTGTTCCAGGTTTGCATAAAAAAGTTCAAAATCCTTTTGTCGAACGTACAAACTGGGATTGGGAAATTGACCCTGAAGGTTTACGAATTGCGCTTCGTCGGATTACTTCTCGTTATCGTATTCCAGTCATGATTACCGAGAATGGTCTAGGGGAATATGACAAACTTGAAGATGGAAAAATCCATGATGATTATCGAATCAAATACCTTGAAACTCATGTGAAAGCAATCAAAGAAGCAATTACAGATGGTGCAACTGTGATTGGATATCATACTTGGTCTTATACAGACCTTCTTTCTTGGCTTAATGGTTATCAAAAACGTTATGGCTTTGTCTATGTTGACCAAGATGAAACGATGCAAGGAAGTTTAAAACGTATTCCGAAAGATTCTTACTATTGGTATCAACACATGATTGAAACTAATGGAGATGAGATTTAAGAGAATGAAGCACCTATGGGTGCTTTTTGATTTATGTTATAATAGATAAAAAGATTTTGGGAGGTTTAGAATGAAAATACGTGGTTTTGAGATTGTCAGTAGCTATGAAAATAAAGGAATTAACCTTCCTAAGCGTTCGACTGAACATTCGGCAGGTTATGATATTGAGGCGGCAGAAACAGTCTCTCTAGCAGCTGGTGAAATCAAATTGATTCCAACGGGACTAAAAGCTTATATGCAAACTGGTGAAGTACTTTATATGTATAGCCGTTCAAGCAATCCTCGAAAAAAAGGCTTGGTCTTGATTAATTCTGTTGGCGTTATTGACAAAGATTACTATAACAATCCTGAGAATGAAGGGCATATGTTCATGCAAATGCGCAATATTACGGAGCATGAAGTCGTTGTTGAAAAAGGGGAGCGCATCGTGCAAGGAGTATTTATGCCTTTCTTGGTCGCTGATGGCGATGATGATGTGGAAAAAGGTGTCCGTTCAGGTGGGTTTGGTTCTACTGGTGTATAATTTGGCTAAATTCCTTGTGAAAAATAAGTCATAATCAATGAATAAGGGCTGTCAGTATGCTGACAGCTTTTTCAGCTCTGCTGATAAAGCTTTTATTCGCCGATTCAATGCTCACGTTAATCGCATTGAACTGACAGCTTTTTTGTCAGTAATTTTTTGGGAAATGGGTAATGAGTGGTCAGTGAAATGTGCTATAATAGACCTATGAATAATCTGCGTCTTCTCCATTTGAATGATTTACATTCTCACTTGGAAAAATTTCCAGTAATTGAGCGTTTTTTTGCCGAAAAATCTAAAGAAAATGTAGAAACTTTACGTTTTGATTTGGGAGATAATATTGACCGTGTGCATCCACTCACTGAGGCAACGGCGGGACATATTAATGTTGAGTTGATGAATCGTTTGGATTTGACGGCAGCAACGGTGGGAAATAATGAGGGTCTGGGCTTGACGCATGAGATGTTGTCGCATTTGTATGATGAGGCAAATTTTCCTGTGTTGTTGGCAAATTTGGAAACGGACTTCGCAATTTCTAAGCCATTAATTGTAACGACTTCATTTGGGTTGCGCATTGGTTTGATTGGAATGACAGCGCCTTATGATCTGGCTTATCCTTCTGCTGGGTGGAAATTGTCTGATCCTTTTGATGTTTTAGATAAGATTTTACCTGTGAATTGTGATTTTACGATTTTATTGTCACATTTAGGGAAGAATTTTGATGAGAAAATTGCAGCACGCTATGATATTGATTTGATTATTGGAAGTCATACGCATCATTTGTTTGAACATGGTGCACAGATTAATAAAACTTTACTTGCTGCAGCGGGAAAATATGGGGAACATATTGGACAAATTGATTTGGCTTTTGATGAGCAAAATCACCTTGTGGATGCGCAGATTGAAACAATTGCAACGAATACCTTACCTAGTCGTAAGTCGGATGCTGTGGAGATACATGGCTGGGAATTACGTGGTCATAAACTTTTGCAGGGAACTCAGGTGGTGGAGTTAGAGGCTCCGTTAACGAACCAATCTCCTGATTTTGCAGGGAGTAGGTACTTTGCGAAGATTTTTTCTGATTATGCTCAAACTGAGATTTGTGTGATGAATTCGGGTTTGCTTGTTACGGATTTATTGCCTGCACGCCTAACTTTAGATGATTTGCATGAATTTTTGCCTCATTCTATTCGTTTAGTCCGTTTTAGTTTTACTGGAGCGGAGCTTGAGCTAGTGTTAACTGAGATGATTGATGTTTCAGCTTTTCTTGTGACTCAAAGAATACAAGGTATGGGCTTCCGTGGGAAAATTTTTGGACAGTTGATTTTTGAGGGAATTGATTTTAAAAATGGTGAATTTCTTATACATGGTGAGGGATTAGAGCATGATAAAATTTATCAAGTTGCCATGCCAGACCAGTATTTGTTTGCCTGGTATTTCCCTTTGCTTAAAAAATTAGGTCAATCAGAGATTTTATTCCCATATTTTTTGCGAGAGATTGTAATGGAATATTTTAAAAAGAAGAGAAAGAGTAGATGCCTAAGGAAATAGACGAAAGTAAATTAAACTATAATAAGTATCCTGGTGAGCACGTGATTGCTAGTGGTGATGTGGTGTCAGTCGGGACAAGACTTTTCATGTCGTACGGAATTATCGTGAAGCTTTTGATACGGAAAAATTAGAACAACGGTTTTCTGATGTTTTAGATAAGTATGATTATATTGTGGGAGATTGGGCTTTGAGCAATTGAGGTTAAAAGGTTTTTTCTCTGCCAGTCGGAAAAAAATGGAAGCCGATAACAAAATTGACCATCTTGAAGATTATATCAACGAGTATTGTAATTATGGTTGTGCTTATTTTGTTCTGCGCCGTATTCGTACGCGTGATGCAAAACGGACAGAGGCTTTTACATCAGAAAAAATTTTTACTGAAAAAGAGATTAAACAAAAACTTGATAAACCGCGTCGTAGACGTAATCGTAATAAAAATCGAGAACGCGATGAGCAAATTTCGGAAAAAATCAGCAGAGTGGAAAATCGTATCGAAAAGCCTGAAGAACGTAGAAAAGATTTTAAAATGCGTGAAAAATCTACTGACAGAGCGACAAAATTTGCTGACAGAACTGTTCGTCAACAAAAATCAGGAAAATCACATACTGACAGTAAATTTACAGTAAATCATCGTACGAAACCAAAAGTCAAATCCGAAGTGAAGAGTAAAGGGCAAGTGGGACAAGGCTTTGTCATTCGTACGCGTGGGAAAAAAGATTAGTGTGCTAATTCAATTCCCCCATCTCTATAAGGTGGCGAGATAAGTAGCACTATCTCCGCTTCGATTCGCCGTCCGTTTGATTGCCATTTGCCGTTGCCTCTATTCTTGGCACTTTAGTGACTTAGAGATAGAGGACAAATGTTCATCGGCACTTTAGTGCCTTACAGCCAATGGTCATGCGAAGCTAACTGCTAAAGCAGTAACATTGGTGGGGAAAAAGAATCCTCCACCAATGAAGTAATCACTTCAAAATTCGATAGGGTTTTGAAGTGGTAACCATAGGAGCGGGTCATGGTGGTAGGGAGTATTACCACGCACGTGCTTTGATAAATTGCTCTTGTCAAATTTAAATTTTTAGATTAAAATAGAGTCTTGTGTGCTGACAGATTTCTGTTTGTGTGTTTATTAGTGTTTGTCAGTATGCTGACAGAAAAAATTTTGATAAAAATGAGTGAGTCATTGCCAAATGAAAAGTAGAATGAGATGAAGTAGCACTTGCTTCGACAAATTGGCTGTGATAAATAAAGAAAGATAAAATGACTGAAAATATCCAAAAAGAAACGCGCCCTTCAATTTATGGCTTAACGCGTGAACAATTGATTGCATGGGCAATTGAGCATGGTGAGAAAAAATTCCGCGCAACACAAGTTTGGGACTGGCTTTACCGTAAACGTGTTCAAACTTTTGAAGAAATGA contains:
- a CDS encoding glycoside hydrolase family 1 protein; its protein translation is MEHKKLNAFPKDFLWGSASAAYQVEGAPFEDGKKASVWDNFVRIPGKTFKGTNGDVAVDHYHRYKEDVALMKEMGLKSYRFSIAWTRIIPDGRGAVNAVGLAFYENLIDELIANGIEPVVTLYHWDLPQALQDLYGGWESREIIGDFVNYAEVLFKAFKGKVKYWVSLNEQNIFTNQGWAIATHPPGKTDLKLFYQVNHIANLVNAAVINKFHELEIPGQIGPSFAYTPQYPKDSDPLNVLAAENAEELYSHFWMDVYLYGEYPLAAMAYLREKGLAPEFEEGDAELLKSAKPDFLGINYYQTATNAWNPTDGGVGAAKFNTTGKKGTTQESGVPGLHKKVQNPFVERTNWDWEIDPEGLRIALRRITSRYRIPVMITENGLGEYDKLEDGKIHDDYRIKYLETHVKAIKEAITDGATVIGYHTWSYTDLLSWLNGYQKRYGFVYVDQDETMQGSLKRIPKDSYYWYQHMIETNGDEI
- a CDS encoding bifunctional metallophosphatase/5'-nucleotidase, with the protein product MNNLRLLHLNDLHSHLEKFPVIERFFAEKSKENVETLRFDLGDNIDRVHPLTEATAGHINVELMNRLDLTAATVGNNEGLGLTHEMLSHLYDEANFPVLLANLETDFAISKPLIVTTSFGLRIGLIGMTAPYDLAYPSAGWKLSDPFDVLDKILPVNCDFTILLSHLGKNFDEKIAARYDIDLIIGSHTHHLFEHGAQINKTLLAAAGKYGEHIGQIDLAFDEQNHLVDAQIETIATNTLPSRKSDAVEIHGWELRGHKLLQGTQVVELEAPLTNQSPDFAGSRYFAKIFSDYAQTEICVMNSGLLVTDLLPARLTLDDLHEFLPHSIRLVRFSFTGAELELVLTEMIDVSAFLVTQRIQGMGFRGKIFGQLIFEGIDFKNGEFLIHGEGLEHDKIYQVAMPDQYLFAWYFPLLKKLGQSEILFPYFLREIVMEYFKKKRKSRCLRK
- a CDS encoding dUTP diphosphatase; amino-acid sequence: MKIRGFEIVSSYENKGINLPKRSTEHSAGYDIEAAETVSLAAGEIKLIPTGLKAYMQTGEVLYMYSRSSNPRKKGLVLINSVGVIDKDYYNNPENEGHMFMQMRNITEHEVVVEKGERIVQGVFMPFLVADGDDDVEKGVRSGGFGSTGV